The nucleotide window TGGAGCGTGGCCTGGCCTGTCTGTCCCGTTTTAAGCAAGTGCTGGACAGTCTGCAACCGGGTCTGGTGAGGCTGGTTGGCACCAATGCTTTGCGCGCCGCCAAAAACCGACAAGTGTTTTCCGAGCAGGCGGAAGCCCTGCTCGGTTATCCGCTGGAGATTATTGCTGGCCGGGAAGAAGCCCGGCTGATCTATTTGGGCGTCGCCCATACCTTGTCGGACGATGAGCAGTCGCGTCTCGTGGTGGATATTGGCGGTGGCAGTACCGAATTTGCCATCGGCCAACGCTTTGAACCCATGCAGCTGGAAAGCCTGCATATGGGTTGTGTGAGTTACATGAAGCGCTTTTTCCCCGATGGCAAGATCGACAAGAGCAGTTTTCGCCGGGCCTACGAGGCCGCCACTCTGGAAGTGCTGAATATTCGCTACAGCTACCAACAAACTGGTTGGCATGAAGCGGTTGGTTCAGCCGGAACACTCAACGCCATTGCCAATGTATTGCAAAGCCAGGGCTGGGGCGATGGTGATATTACGCCGAAAGGACTGGCGTCGCTGTGCCGGCACATGCTGGCTGTGGACCATGTCAATCAACTTCAGTTCGAGGGTTTGAAAGACAACCGTCGCACCGTGTTCCCTTCCGGGGTAGCCATTACCTGTGCACTGGTGGATTGCCTGGGCATTGAGCGCATGAGTATTTCTCAGGGAGCACTGCGGGAAGGGGTGGTGTACGACATGATTGGTCGCCTCAGCCACGAAGACGTTCGCGAGCGTACGGTGAATGCGTTGGCTCGTCGTTGTGGTGTAGCCCAACAAAACGCCGATCGGGTAGAAGCCATGGCCGCGCAATTATTCGCTGCAGTGAGCGCCAGCTGGCAGTTAAAAGGTGAAGCGTTGCAGCTGCTGTGCTGGGCGGCGCGACTTCACGAGATTGGCCTGTCTATTTCCCACAGTCAGTTTCACAAGCACGGTGAATACCTGATCCAGAATTCGGATTTGCCCGGGTTTTCGCAGCGTGACCAGCAATGGCTGGCGACGTTGGTGCGCTGCCATCGGCGCAAGCTCCCGGTAGATATGCTGGCGGAATTGCCTGAAAACAGCCGTAAGACCCTTGAACGCCTATGCTTGCTGCTGCGCCTTGCGGTGTTGTTTAAATACGTTGCACCGCTGGAGGGTGAGCCGGAGTTCGATGCTTTTGCCAATGGCGATACCTTGACGTTGCGCACCACAGAGGAGTGGCGTTTGCGCCACCCATTGACCATGACGGAGCTGGAAGCAGAAGCTCAGGCGGTGGCAGCGGGTGGTTATCATTTGCAGGTGGTTTAGTTTCGGCAACCACCGCCATTGCGAGGGAGTGCAGCGAGCGCGACAATCTTGTGGCTTTAGCTCCGTACCGTCATTCTGAGCGTAGCGAAGAATCTCGGAGTTGTGTTTTTATTTATTGGTAATTTTTCAGTGCAGGTTTCGCCTGCTGGCGAATCCCTTTTCTTTACTCGTATAAAGAAAAGGAATCAAAAGAAAGTACGCTCCAGTCGCCCTTGGCCTTCGGCTACCCTCGCTCCTTCGGTGCCATGGCCGGGTCGCGCAGAGGGTACCTCCTGTACCCGCTGTGCTGAAACGGACGTCCTGTCCGTTTCACCCTATGCCACCTCTGTCACTCGGCAAGGGCAAAGGGGAATTAGGTGTGCTCCATAGTTAAATATTATCCTGAAAACTTTTCCAACAGCTCCAATTGCGCGCTGCGCGGTTCTTCTCCTTCCGCCGGTTGCTGCAGCAGGTACTCACCGTTAGCCTGCAGCTCCCAGCTGTGGGTGTTGTCATGCAGGTAGCAGTCCAGCTCATCGAGAATGCGTTTGCGCAGTTTTTTATTCTCCACTGGGAAAGCGATCTCCACCCGGTGTTTGAGGTTGCGCTCCATCATATCCGCACTGCCGCAGAACAGTTGCGGGCTGGCGTTTTCGAAGTAGTAGGTGCGGGTGTGTTCCAGAAAGCGGCCGATAATGGACACTACGCGAATATTGTCTGACAGGCCGGGAACGCCGGGGCGTAAGCAGCACATACCGCGCACCACCAAATCAATCTTCACGCCGGCCTGGCTGGCTTTGTAGAGTTCCTGAATGATGTTGCCTTCGGTCAGACTGTTCACTTTCATAATGATTCGAGCGGGCTTGCCCTCTTGGGCGGCACTGGCTTCGCCGCGAATCATGCGAGTAATTTTTTTGTGCAGGCTGAAGGGCGCGCTGAGCAAGCGCTGCAGGCCCTCAGCCTTACCCATACCAGTGAGCTGCTGGAAGATTTTGTGCACATCGCTGCCCAGTTCTTCGTCGCAGCTCAACAGGCTGTAATCGGTGTACACCCGGGCATTGCCCGCGTGGTAGTTGCCGGTTCCCAAATGCACGTAACGGCGCAACTTATGGCCTTCTCGGCGCACGATCAGCAAGGTTTTGGCGTGGGTTTTGTAGTTCACCACACCGTAGGTAATAACAGCTCCTGCGTCCTGCAGACGGCTGGCCAGTTGCAGATTTTCGGCTTCGTCAAAACGGGCGCGCAGCTCAATCACCACGGTGACTTCTTTGCCATTTCGAGCCGCTTCCACCAGTGCGTCAACAATCTCTGAGGTGGCACCGGTACGGTATAGAGTTTGTTTGATGGCGAGCACGTCTGGGTCACGGGCGGCTTCGCGCAGCAAATCAATAATTGGGCTAAACGACTGGAACGGGTGCAGCAGTAACACGTCGTCCTTGCGAACCGCGTCAAAAGTCGGGGTTTCCGGGTTGAGCAGTGCCTTGGGCAGTGCTGCCGATAATGGCGGGTATCTCAGGTCCGGGCGATCCACTTCTTTCATCAGCTGCATCATCCGGCCCAGGTTGACTGGCCCGTGTACCCGGTAGAGCTGATATTCGGTGAGGTTTACCTGATCCAGCAGAAAGTCCACCAGCTCCTGAGGGCAGTCGTCGGTCACTTCCAGGCGCACAGCACTGCCAAAGCGGCGAGAGTGCAGTTCACCGCGCAGGGCACGGGCGATGTCTTCCACTTCGGTGGTGTTCAAGTCCAGGTCGGCGTCGCGAGTCAGGCGGAATTGATAGCAGCCTGTAGGGGTCATGCCGGGAAACAACTCGCCGATATGGGCGTGCATCATCGATGACAGGTAAACAAAATTGTCGCCGCCGTCGCATAACTCACTGGGTACCTTAATCAACCGAGGTAGGGAGCGTGGTGCAGGCACAATGGCACGGTTCATTTCCCGGCCAAAGGCGTCGGTACCTTCAAGGGAAACAATAAAATTGAGGCTTTTGTTGGCCAGGCGTGGGAATGGGTGCACTGGGTCCAGACCCAGTGGGCTCACTACTGGCTGAATCTGGGTGTGGAAGTAGTCTTCTACCCAGCTGGCGACCTGATCATTCCATTCGCAGCGCTTGAGAAAGCGGATGTTTTCCTTTTCCAGGGCCGGCATCAGGATGTCGTTGAGAATGCGATATTGCTTGTCAAAGCCGTCGTGGCACTGGCGACTCAGTTGTTTCAGTACTTCCTGAGGGTGGATGCCATCCAGGGCGACACTTTCACGGGAGTAGTTGATTTGCCGTTGTAGGCCCGCCAGGCGAATTTCAAAGAATTCATCCATGTTACTGCTGAAAATCAGCAGGAACATCAACCGCTCCAACAGCGGGTATTCTTCGTTGAGCGCTTGCTCCAGTACCCGCAAATTGAACTGCATCAGGCTCAAGTGGCGGTTGATGTAGTAATCCGGGTTGGACAGGTTAATGTCACCGTTTGTTTCAGGGTGCAAAGGCACAACACTATCGGGCAGTTGTTCAGACATGGCTTTTTTCATGGCAAATTCGAGAGAATCCATCTTCTGTGATTTATGTGACAGATTTTAGACGGTTTTGTGTCAACAGGCACGATGACAGGATTCGTAGCAAAGGGTATACAGACCAAACGGTTGAACCCACAGCCACTTTTTCGCTCTAAGGGCCACATTTCCACCGAGAACGACACAATGTCTGCTAAAAAAATTCTGATCTTATTGGTAGTTGCCGCGGTGCTCTACCTCTACTTTTTCACCGGTTTGGGTGACTACATTACGCCGAGTTATTTCCAGCAACTCTACTCTGAGCAGCCGGTATTAACTGTAGCGATCTTCTTTGCAGCCTACATACTGCTCTGTTCTCTGCCAGTGGCAGCGCTACTGACGGTGATGGGCGGCATGGTATTTGGTGCTACTACCGGAACACTGGTGGTTTCATTTGCCAGCACTATGGGTGCGACGGTGGCGTTTCTGGTGGCTCGCGGCTTGCTGGGTGACTGGGTGCAAAGCCGCTTTGGCAGCTATCTGGAAACCGTTAACCGCGGTGTGGAAAAAGACGGTGCCTTTTACCTGTTTAGCCTGCGCTTGATTCCAGCGGTGCCATTCTCGGTGATTAACCCGGTAATGGGCCTGACCAAAATGAAGCCGTTTACCTTTTACTGGGTGAGCCAACTGGGCATGTTGCCCGGCACCTTTGTGTATGTGAATGCCGGTGCTCAGCTCGGCGCGGTGGATGAATTCTCCGTTGCTGGCGTGCTGACGCCAGGCCTGATTGCCTCGTTTGTGCTGCTGGCGATTCTGCCCTTTATTGCCCGCGCCATCGTCGGTTCAGTACAAAAAGCCAAAGTATACAAAGGCTATAAAAAGCCTAAGAGCTTCGACACCAATATGGCAGTCATTGGCGGCGGTAGCGCAGGCTTGGTCAGTTCTTATATTGCGGCAGCCGTAAAAGCCAAAGTGACTTTGATCGAGCGCCACAAGATGGGGGGCGACTGCCTGAATACCGGTTGCGTACCCAGTAAGGCATTAATTCGCTCTGCCAAAATTGTCAAAGAAGTGCGCAATGCGGAGCACTACGGTGTGTCTGCGGGCGAGCCAAAAGTGGACTTTGCCAAAGTGATGGAGCGGGTTGGCCAGGTGGTGAAAGACATCGAGCCCCACGACTCCATCGAGCGCTACACCGGCCTGGGTGTGGACTGTGTAACCGGCGACGCCAAAATCATTTCCCCTTGGGAAGTGCAGGTGGGCGACCAGGTAATCACCACCAAAAACATCGTTATTGCCAGTGGCGCACGCCCCTTTGTGCCCCCGATTCCCGGCATTGACCAAGTGGACTATCTCACCTCCGACAACCTGTGGGACTTGCGCGAATTGCCAGAGCGCCTATTAGTATTGGGCGGCGGCCCGATTGGCTGTGAATTGGCGCAATCCTTCCAACGCCTGGGTGCAAAAGTCACGCAAGTGGATATGGCGCCGCGCCTGATGCCCCGTGAAGACGAAGACGTTTCCCAGTTTGTGATGGAGAAATTTACTTCCGAAGGCATCGACGTACGTGTCAATCACAAAACCGTGGCCTTCGAAGTCCGCGACGGTGAGAGTGTGGCCATTCTGGAGTCCGGCGATGACAAAGTGGAAGTCACCTTCGACAAAGTACTGGTTGCTGTGGGCCGCAAAGCCAATGTGACCGATATGGGCCTGGAAGAATTGAACATCGACACTCTGCCTCAGGGCACCGTGGCGGTGGACGATTACCTGCGCACCCGCTACCCCAATATCTACGCCTGTGGTGACGTGGCCGGCCCTTATCAGTTTACTCACACCGCTGCCCACCAAGCTTGGTACGCGGCTGTAAACGCGCTGTTCTCTGGCCTGAAAAGCTACAAAGTGGATTACTCGGTAATCCCTTGGGCTACTTTTGTGGATCCCGAAGTGGCTCGCGTTGGTCTTAGCGAAGCAGAGGCTAAGGAGAAGGGTATCGAATACGAAGTGACCAAATACGGTATTGATGATCTGGACCGCGCCATCGCCGACGGCGAAGCCCAGGGCTTTGTCAAAGTGCTCACGCCTCCGGGCAAAGATAAAATACTGGGTGCCACCATTGTGGGTTATCACGCCAGTGACTTGATTACCGAATTTGTTACCGGCATGAAGCGTAATATCGGCCTCAACAAGATATTGGGCACCATCCATATCTACCCCACCGTGAGCGAGGCCAATAAGTACGCTGCTGGTGAGTGGAAACGCGCCAATGCGCCAGAGAAAGCTCTGCAATGGTTGTTCAAATTCCACAACTGGCGTCGCGGTGCTTCCAGCGCAGATGCACCACAACAGGTAGCTACTGCGAAAGAGTAATCTGCTGACTCAAGATCGACGAAGGGCGCGCTACAAAGTAAAGTAGTCGCCCTTCTTTCGTCTAACGCCCACCCGCAAATGGAAACAACATGAGCGCCCACGACTCTTCTGAAGAAAACGTTAAAGACTCCGTCAAAGACTATTACGGCAAAGAACTGCAAGGCTCTGCCGATTTAAAAACCGACGCCTGCTGCACCGTTGGCAGTTTGCCTCAACACCTCAAGGACATTATGTCCCGCATTCATCCGGAAGTGAGCGGTCGTTACTACGGCTGCGGTTTGGTGGCGCCGGATTTGCTCAACGGTATGCGCATTCTCGATTTGGGCAGCGGCTCCGGTCAGGATGTGTATGTGCTGTCCGCGATGGTGGGCAGCAACGGCTCTGTGGTCGGTGTGGATATGACCGACGAGCAACTGGCGGTGGCCAACGCTCATATCGATTACCACCGCAATGAGTTTGGTTACTGCCAGGCCAACGTGGAATTCAAGAAAGGCTATATCGAAAAACTGGATGAGCTGGGTCTGGAAGACGAGAGCTTTGACATTATTGTGTCCAACTGTGTGATTAACCTGTCGCCGGATAAACAAGCGGTATTGGAACAGGCCCACCGCCTGCTCAAGCCAGGTGGTGAGCTGTACTTCTCCGACGTGTACGCCGACCGTCGTGTACCTGCGGAGCTGGTAAACGATCCTGTGTTGTACGGAGAATGTTTAAGCGGCGCTCTATATTGGAATGACTTTGTTAACTTGGCCAAGCGTGCCGGTTTTGCCGACCCTCGATTGGTGGAAGATCGCCCTCTGGGTATCGACAACGACGACGTCAAAGCCAAAATCGGCCATATCGGTTTTTACTCCGCCACTTACCGTTTATGGAAGCTGGATTCCCTGGAGCCCGCCTGCGAAGACTACGGCCAGGCGGTAATCTACAAAGGCACCATCCCCAACTGCGAGCGTGAATTTACCCTGGATAAAGGTCATGTCATCACGGCTGGCAAGGTATTCCCTGTCTGCGGTAATACCTGGAATATGCTGGCGCAAACCCGGTTTGCGGAACACTTTGAATTTGTCGGCAACTTCGATACCCACTATGGGATCTTTGAAGGTTGTGGGTCGTCGTTGCCCTACGATACGGAAGTGTCTGAAGGCTCTGCTGGTGGTAGTTGTTGTTAAGTCAACTTAGTCCCGGAGCCGTATATTGGCTTTCAGGGCACGCAGCAAATACATCCATGTATGCTCGTCGTCAGCATCCCTGCTGACGGCGGCCCTGAAAGCCAATACACAACTCCTGCCGGTATACACCCATCTCTGATGAGAAGATTTGGTGTGGGGTGCGCTTTCCCTGACCGTATGCGGCAAGGAAGCCGCATCCGAGCGTGCAGGGACGCATTCACAGCGTGTCAGGGAAAGTGCGCCCCATGGCGAATCGCCACCCAAACCTGCAAGGTCATCTTGTTTTATACGCTCGTTTAGAGTTAGCTTAAGTCCTCTATTCAACTCGGCGTAATTTCCTTTGGGCCAAAAAACTCAACATTACGATATCGCCATCGCTGGAGCCGGTATGGTCGGGTCCACCTTGGCTTTGTTACTGCGTCAGGCAAATCCGGATTGGCGCATTCTGGTGGTGGAACCCCACCCGCAACAAACCAGTGGCGACTACAGCCCCAGTTTTGACGATCGCTCCACGGCGCTTTCCTGGCGTACACGAGAAGTGTTTGAAGGGTTGGAGTTGTGGCAGCAATTGGAACAGCGCGCCGCCGCTATTGAGCAGATTCAAGTGAGCGACCGGGGGCATATTGCCTCCACCCAGCTCAGTGCTCAAGAGCAGGGCATGACCGCTTATGGTTATGTGGTGGAAAACCGCTGGCTGGGTCAGGTATTGCAACAGCAGCTTGCCAACAGAGATATTGAACTGGCGGCACCGGCCACCATTGAGCAGGTGTCAATGACGCCCAGTGGTGCCGAAATATCTCTTAGCAACGGTGATGTCCCTATCTCTTGTGAGTTACTGATCATTGCCGATGGTGCCCGCTCCACTACCCGCAAATTGTTGGGCATTGGCATAGATGTGCAGGACTACGGCCAGATGGGCCTGATCGCCAATATCGCTTTGGCCCAACCCCACAACGGTGTCGCTTACGAACGCTTTACTGCCAATGGGCCGATGGCGCTTTTGCCTTTACCTGACAGCGCCGATGGCCAACATCGCAGCGCACTGGTGTGGACGCTACCGCCGGATCAAGCCGAGCATTTAAGTCAGTGTGATGAAGCCAAGTTTTTGGCCCAGCTGCAACAAGTGTTTGGTTACCGCCAGGGGCAATTGTTGGCAGCCGGTGAGCGCCAGCTCTATCCACTGAAGTTGATGGAAACCCGCGAGCAGGTGCGTCGCAATCTGGTGGTGGTGGGCAATGCCGCTCACAGTTTGCACCCGGTAGCGGGGCAGGGTTTTAACTTGGCGATAAGGGATATTGCGACGTTGGTTGAAGTGTTAGCAGAGGGCGCCAGCGACGGCTGCCGTTTGGGTGATTTAACTCTGCTGCAACAGTATCAACGGGATCGTGAAGCCGACCAGCAGCGCACTGTCGCCGTCAGCCATTGGTTGCCAAAGCTATTTGCTATTGATAGCCCAGCTGCTGCTTTGGCTCGCGGAGCTGGTCTGTTTGCTATGGATATGGTGCCGTCACTGCGGGGGCAGTTTGCTCGTTATGGAATGGGGGTGGAATAATGACTGGTCAATACGATTTAGTGGTAGCCGGTGGCGGTCTGGTGGGGTCGGCGTTTGCCGCTTTGCTGGCGGATCGCTGCCCGGAGTTGTCCATTGCCGTGGTGGAGTCACGGCTTTTTGATGGTTACTACGACGGTGATCAATTTGATCCACGAGTGGTAGCGCTCACTGACACTTCCCGACAGCTGCTGGAGCAAATTGGTGTTTGGTCAGCCATCGCGTCGAGGCGAATCGCCCCCTACACCCATATGTCCGTATGGGATGCGGATGGCACCGGCTTTATTGAATTCGACAGCCGCGATGTGGGTGCCCCCAGCCTGGGCCATATTGTGGAGAACTCCAATATCGTCGGTGCCCTGCAACAGCGCATCGAACAGTTGGCCAATATCGAATGGATTTGCCCCGCCAAAGTGGCACAGGTGGAGCGAAGCAACGAGCAAGTCCATGTAGAGCTGGATAACGGCGAACGTTTGAACACGCCCTTGCTGGTAGCAGCAGATGGTGCGCTTTCCAGTGTGCGCGATCTGTGTGACTTTCAGCTGGATGATACGCCCTACGGCCACAGCGCCATTGTTGCCACCATTCACTGCCAGCAGCCTCATCAAAATACCGCCCGTCAGTGGTTCGCCAGTGATGGGCCATTGGCATTCTTGCCGCTGCCGGAAAAGCACGCGGTTTCTTTTGTGTGGTCCCAGCGGGAGAAGAAAGCTGAGCAGTTAATGGCGCTTTCGAGCGAAGAATTTTGCACCCAGCTGATTCGTGCCAGCAGTGCCTGTTTGGGTGCGGTGGAATCGGTGTCAAAGCGCTTCTGCTTCCCCCTTCATCAACGCCACGCCAGCGACTATGTACAACCAGGCATCGCCCTGTTGGGTGATGCGGCACACACCATTCACCCCTTGGCCGGACAGGGGGTTAACCTGGGTTTTAAAGATGTGATTTCCCTAGTGGATGAATTGCGGCGGGCCAGCCAGCGTGGTTTGCCCTTGGGCGATCTGTCGGTACTAAGCCGCTATCAGCGCCAGCGCAAGCCGGACAATTTGGCCACCATGTTGGCGATGAAAGGGTTTAAAGAATTGTTTGCCAGTGACAACCTTGGGGTGCGCTTGCTTCGCAACGAAGGCATGTCGCTGGTTAATCGCATGGGTTTGGTGAAAAAGCAATTGGTGCGGCAGGCTATGGGCTTATAGGTTTGAATAATTAGGTTTGTTTTTTGTAAATCTGCTTCTAAGTGGCAAATGAGTCTTGCTAGGCTGGAGATTCAGGGTAAATTGGCAACAAAGGACAGCTAACCATGATTCACGAAGAAATTCCCAAGGAACATCCGGATCCGTTTCTTGAAAAGCTCCATCGCGCTATTCGGCTGGCGGTGAAAATTCTCGCAGTTCTGATGGTAGTGGTGATCTTCTGGAGTATTTTGGATGTGATTTATGTGCTGTACCGGCAGCTGATGTTGCCGCCCAAATTCCTGTTGGACGTTGGCGATATTCTGCAGGTGTTTGGTGCTTTTATGGTGGTGTTGATCGCTATTGAAATTTTTATCAATATTCGACTCTACCTTGGTACAGAGGTATTCCCAGTTCAATTGGTGTTGGCGACTGCGCTGATGGCGATTGCCCGTAAAGTGATTGTGCTCGACTTGGATATTGTTACCTCAGAACAAATACTGGGCATTGCTCTGGTGACTTTGGCATTGGGTATTTCTTACTGGCTGGTTTCGAAAAAGATAAAAGCCGAACGGGCGTAAGGTCAAAAGCCCTAAGAATAATTTTCCAAATATTGCTGGAACATCGCCATCAGTTTTTTGGTATTTCTGCCAACCTTTCCATCACCGATTGACTGGTTGTCGATGGTTGATACCGGCAGCACATTTTTGCTGGTGGAGGTTAAAAAGGCTTCGTCGATATTTGCTAGCGCCTCCACCGGTATATCCCGTTCTTCAATATGAAATTCCGTCGCTGCCAACTGCAGAACAATTTTTCGCGTAATTCCGTAGAGGATGTCTTCGGCGGGGGTAATCAATGCATCACCGCAAAAAGCAAAGAAATTGCTGCGCGGACTTTCAGTAATGCTTTGCCGGTTGTAATAGAGTAAATCGAGGGCGTTGTGCTGGCGTTTTTTCTGCTCCATGCGAATGGAGTTCATATAGTTAATGGATTTTACTTGGGGCAGCTCCCGCTGGTATTCCATAGTGATTAACGTGGCACCCTGGGAGAAGTAAACGTCAGGGTAAGTGGGCAGCTCTTCGGCAATCATAATCAGGTTAGGTTGTTTGGGGCTCAAGCCGCTGTTGCCACCGGTGAGTAGCAGACGTACTGCCGGAGTCCTCAGGTCACTCCGGTCGATAAGCTGTTGAGCGATAGCCATGATTTCCTGGTCGCTTAGAGGTACCTCTAGATGTAACTCCCTGGCGGACTGCCGCAAGCGGGCGATGTTGTCAGCAAAGTGAAACAGCTTGCCGTTGTGGGTGCGGCCAAAATCAAATACCCCATACCCCCGTTGCAGTGCCAGGTCGGTGATGCCAATAACGCCATTATCGGTAGGCTGGATGTCACCATTGACATAACAGTAAGTACTCATGGTTTATCCTCTGTGGGTACGTTGCCCGTAAGAGACAGATCCTGGTTGTAAACAGTTTCATCCAGCTCGCCTTCGCTTTTGGCTACCAGTACAGACACCATCGCGTCGCCAGTTACGTTCACAGCGGTGCGGGCCATATCGAGAATACGGTCTATGCCTGCGATCAGAGCCACGCCTTCCAAGGGTAGGCCTACTGAAGTCAACACCAGCGACAGCATAATCAAACCAGCACCGGGAATGCCTGCAGTGCCGATAGATGCCAGCGTGGAGGTGGCGACGATGGTCAAGTAGTGTCCGGCATTGAGATCAATGCCATAAGCTTGGGCCACAAACAATACCGCCACACCCTGGTAGAGAGCGGTGCCGTCCATGTTGATGGTGGCTCCCAGAGGCAATACAAAACTGGAAACCGGGCGGGAAACTCCGAGATTCTTTTGCGTACATTCCAACGTTACTGGCAAGGTGCCCGAGCTACTGGTGGTCGTAAATGCCACCGCTTGGGCGGAGCGAATGCCTTTGAGGAACATCAACGGGTTGAGGCGGGCAAACAGCACAATAGCGGCACCGATCACCAGTGTGACGTGCACCAGCGAACCGAGGTAAACACCGCCGATTACCTTGCCAAGAGGCAGCAGTACTTCCAGGCCAAAGGTGCCCGCCACCCACGCCATCAAGCCAAAGACGCCGATAGGCGCAAAGGCGATAACAATGTCGGTCATCTTGTACATGACCTCAGCCAGTGAGTCGATCACTTTGGCAACCGGCTTGCCCGCGTCTCCAGCGAGGTTAATGGCTACTCCCAGAATCACCGCAAAAAAGATAATTTGTAAAATATTGGCATTGGCAAATGCGCTGATGGGATTCTGCGGAATAATGGCAATCAGCGTGTCGATAAACGCTGGACTTTCGCGGACGCTCATCGCTGAGCTGGTTGTGATTTCAACACCGCTTCCCGGTTGCAATAACGTACCGAATAACAGGCCAACGCTGATGGCTACGGCGGTTGTTAGCAAGTAAATGCCAAAGGTTTTTGACCCCAAACGCCCCATTTTTTTGAGGTCATTCATCGAGCATAGGCCCGCCACCAAGGAGCTGAATACCAGAGGCACAATCAGCATTTTAATCAGGCTGATAAAAATGGTGCCCAGCGGTTTTAACCAAGTGGTGGCAATTGCCTCACCCACCAAAGCCCCCACCGCTAGACCCGCTATCAATGCGATAAGGATTTTTTTCCAAAGTGGAGTATTGGAAATTAGTTGAATAAGTTTTGTTGTTTGAGGCATGGCTTTAGTTTTTTGTACGGTAGTTATCCACCCATTTTTCGAAGGCGTCTCTGTCCATTGGCCGCCCTAAATAATACCCTTGCCCAAAATGACAGCCCTGCTCCTTGAGGAAGGCCAGCTGCTCTTGGGTTTCCACACCCTCGCCAACGACTTGTAATGACAGCTTTTGGGCCAGGCTAATAATGGTGTCTGTGAGAGTGGCGGCGGATGAGTCTTCTTCGATGCGTGACACAAAAGCCCGATCGATTTTAATAATATCGATGGGGAATGTGGTCAGGTAGCTCAAGGACGAATAGCCGGTACCAAAGTCGTCAATAGCGATGGTAATGCCGGCGCCTTGCAAGCGATTCAGTACTTTTAAAGAGCGCTCCACATTCTGTGCCAATAAGCGTTCGGTAATTTCTACGGTGATGTTAATGCTTTTGGCCTGTTCGGTAATAAGGTCAAGCCATAGCTCCAGAGAATTGTCGCGGGTGGAAAATACCCTCGGAGAAATATTTACTGATAAACAGGGGGCGCGGCCCTGTTGTTGTTTCATTTGCAGGATGGCGGCGCTGGCCTTTTTGAGTACAAGGCGGTCGATGGCGTTAATCATGCCAGTTTCTTCCGCCAGCGGAATAAACTCGTTGGGTGGCACAAATTTGCCGTTGTCGACCCAGCGCACCAGGGCTTCGCATTTTAACGGCAGGTCGTCCATCAACGGTACGATCGGCTGGAAATGCGCTTCCAGTTGCTCCGCAGAAATCGCCGCCAGTAACCGGTTATGCATGATGTGGCGATTTTCAGAAATACG belongs to bacterium SCSIO 12696 and includes:
- the ubiH gene encoding 2-octaprenyl-6-methoxyphenyl hydroxylase, whose translation is MVGSTLALLLRQANPDWRILVVEPHPQQTSGDYSPSFDDRSTALSWRTREVFEGLELWQQLEQRAAAIEQIQVSDRGHIASTQLSAQEQGMTAYGYVVENRWLGQVLQQQLANRDIELAAPATIEQVSMTPSGAEISLSNGDVPISCELLIIADGARSTTRKLLGIGIDVQDYGQMGLIANIALAQPHNGVAYERFTANGPMALLPLPDSADGQHRSALVWTLPPDQAEHLSQCDEAKFLAQLQQVFGYRQGQLLAAGERQLYPLKLMETREQVRRNLVVVGNAAHSLHPVAGQGFNLAIRDIATLVEVLAEGASDGCRLGDLTLLQQYQRDREADQQRTVAVSHWLPKLFAIDSPAAALARGAGLFAMDMVPSLRGQFARYGMGVE
- a CDS encoding UbiH/UbiF/VisC/COQ6 family ubiquinone biosynthesis hydroxylase, giving the protein MTGQYDLVVAGGGLVGSAFAALLADRCPELSIAVVESRLFDGYYDGDQFDPRVVALTDTSRQLLEQIGVWSAIASRRIAPYTHMSVWDADGTGFIEFDSRDVGAPSLGHIVENSNIVGALQQRIEQLANIEWICPAKVAQVERSNEQVHVELDNGERLNTPLLVAADGALSSVRDLCDFQLDDTPYGHSAIVATIHCQQPHQNTARQWFASDGPLAFLPLPEKHAVSFVWSQREKKAEQLMALSSEEFCTQLIRASSACLGAVESVSKRFCFPLHQRHASDYVQPGIALLGDAAHTIHPLAGQGVNLGFKDVISLVDELRRASQRGLPLGDLSVLSRYQRQRKPDNLATMLAMKGFKELFASDNLGVRLLRNEGMSLVNRMGLVKKQLVRQAMGL
- a CDS encoding phosphate-starvation-inducible PsiE family protein, which produces MIHEEIPKEHPDPFLEKLHRAIRLAVKILAVLMVVVIFWSILDVIYVLYRQLMLPPKFLLDVGDILQVFGAFMVVLIAIEIFINIRLYLGTEVFPVQLVLATALMAIARKVIVLDLDIVTSEQILGIALVTLALGISYWLVSKKIKAERA
- a CDS encoding aminotransferase class IV, with protein sequence MSTYCYVNGDIQPTDNGVIGITDLALQRGYGVFDFGRTHNGKLFHFADNIARLRQSARELHLEVPLSDQEIMAIAQQLIDRSDLRTPAVRLLLTGGNSGLSPKQPNLIMIAEELPTYPDVYFSQGATLITMEYQRELPQVKSINYMNSIRMEQKKRQHNALDLLYYNRQSITESPRSNFFAFCGDALITPAEDILYGITRKIVLQLAATEFHIEERDIPVEALANIDEAFLTSTSKNVLPVSTIDNQSIGDGKVGRNTKKLMAMFQQYLENYS
- a CDS encoding dicarboxylate/amino acid:cation symporter; amino-acid sequence: MPQTTKLIQLISNTPLWKKILIALIAGLAVGALVGEAIATTWLKPLGTIFISLIKMLIVPLVFSSLVAGLCSMNDLKKMGRLGSKTFGIYLLTTAVAISVGLLFGTLLQPGSGVEITTSSAMSVRESPAFIDTLIAIIPQNPISAFANANILQIIFFAVILGVAINLAGDAGKPVAKVIDSLAEVMYKMTDIVIAFAPIGVFGLMAWVAGTFGLEVLLPLGKVIGGVYLGSLVHVTLVIGAAIVLFARLNPLMFLKGIRSAQAVAFTTTSSSGTLPVTLECTQKNLGVSRPVSSFVLPLGATINMDGTALYQGVAVLFVAQAYGIDLNAGHYLTIVATSTLASIGTAGIPGAGLIMLSLVLTSVGLPLEGVALIAGIDRILDMARTAVNVTGDAMVSVLVAKSEGELDETVYNQDLSLTGNVPTEDKP